A part of Rhipicephalus microplus isolate Deutch F79 chromosome 8, USDA_Rmic, whole genome shotgun sequence genomic DNA contains:
- the LOC119164190 gene encoding SIN3-HDAC complex-associated factor, which yields MFSFHKPKIYRSALGCCICRAKSSSSRFTDSKKYEAEFARCFRIVAEDRRSGEICNACVLLVKRWKKLPPGTTRDWHHVVDARAGPGTKSGNKGKVKPPKRPLKKHHRLTAEKRCKLDLSGGALSDDITIGDESLSESSMPSPPESRAASPTPSNSSEDSGILDEDEEEYDDEDRRRSCRTMKPRPSKKKKKKRKQRGSGSSRRDDYVVDSSANRRGKLATPFKISSFLDMSFWRKEKVCCGIIFKGPHGEVLIYPKLLRPCRCRRRRLDNAKVPEDCADGGTRLAAEDVDTTTAMPINVASPSSVADSSAPVTAMLTMSEASPTDDLGTSAALLFPTPEISDCNPSSPDASENLSRGSTSPDGASD from the exons ATGTTTAGCTTCCACAAGCCCAAGATCTACCGCTCTGCGCTCGGCTGCTGCATCTGCCGAGCCAAGTCGTCCTCGTCGCGATTCACTGACTCCAAAAAGTATGAGGCCGAGTTTGCGCGCTGCTTCCGCATTGTGGCTGAGGATCGCCGCTCTGGCGAGATCTGCAATGCCTGTGTGCTTCTGGTCAAGCGCTGGAAGAAGCTCCCACCCGGTACCACCAGAGACTGGCATCAT GTGGTTGACGCGAGGGCAGGGCCCGGGACGAAGTCGGGGAACAAGGGCAAGGTGAAACCGCCAAAGCGGCCGCTCAAGAAACACCATCGACTGACCGCGGAAAAGCGGTGCAAGCTCGACCTCAGTGGTGGCGCCCTCTCGGATGACATCACGA TCGGCGACGAGAGCCTGAGCGAGTCGTCGATGCCTTCACCGCCGGAGAGCCGGGCAGCCAGTCCAACGCCAAGCAACTCCTCCGAAGACTCTGGCATCCTGGACGAGGACGAGGAGGAGTACGACGACGAGGACCGTCGGCGGAGCTGTCGCACCATGAAGCCACGGCcgtctaaaaagaaaaagaagaagcgaAAGCAGCGAGGCAGCGGGAGCAGCCGTAGGGACGACTACGTGGTAGACTCGTCTGCCAACAGGCGGGGCAAACTGGCAACGCCATTCAAGATCTCCTCGTTTCTGGACATGAGCTTCTGGAGGAA GGAGAAGGTCTGCTGCGGCATCATCTTCAAAGGTCCGCACGGTGAAGTGTTGATCTACCCCAAGCTCCTCCGGCCCTGCCGATGCAGACGGCGGCGCCTCGACAACGCCAAGGTGCCGGAAGACTGTGCCGACGGCGGCACCCGTCTCGCAGCAGAGGACGTCGATACCACGACGGCAATGCCAATAAACGTCGCCTCGCCATCCTCTGTTGCGGACTCATCCGCGCCGGTGACCGCGATGTTGACGATGTCCGAGGCATCACCGACGGACGACTTGGGCACATCTGCAGCACTTCTCTTTCCCACGCCCGAGATTTCTGACTGCAACCCAAGCAGTCCAGATGCCTCCGAAAACCTTTCACGCGGTTCCACCTCACCAGATGGTGCCAGCGATTAA
- the tsr gene encoding cofilin/actin-depolymerizing factor homolog tsr isoform X1 — translation MSSGVTVSNEAKTVYEEVKKDKKYRYIIYHIKDERVIDVETTAERSATYADFLEQLQNYKNECRYCVFDFPASIRAEGASECAMSVDRLVLMTWCPEQAKIKQKMLYSSSYDALKKALVGVYKYVQACDFEEVSQEAIEAAFHSSRK, via the exons ATG tCTTCCGGCGTGACAGTCTCTAATGAAGCCAAGACAGTGTATGAGGAGGTGAAGAAGGATAAGAAGTACCGCTACATCATCTACCACATCAAGGATGAGCGGGTCATCGACGTGGAGACCACGGCAGAGCGTTCGGCCACCTATGCGGACTTTTTGGAGCAACTGCAAAACTACAAGAACGAGTGCCGCTACTGTGTCTTCGACTTCCCCGCCTCCATCCGCGCTGAGGGCGCTTCTGAATGCGCCATGTCCGTCGACCGCCTTGTCCTCATGACCTG GTGTCCCGAGCAGGCAAAGATCAAGCAGAAAATGCTGTACTCCAGCAGCTACGACGCGCTCAAGAAGGCCCTCGTGGGCGTCTACAAGTACGTCCAGGCGTGCGACTTTGAAGAAGTCAGTCAGGAGGCAATAGAGGCCGCCTTCCACTCATCGCGCAAGTAG